From one Balaenoptera acutorostrata chromosome 6, mBalAcu1.1, whole genome shotgun sequence genomic stretch:
- the LOC103018913 gene encoding histone PARylation factor 1, producing the protein MVGGGGKRRPGVEGPQCEKAVAVKKGKCCEADVPSDLRKEVESHYRLSLPEDFYHFWRFCEGLAPEQPADSLSASLGLRLVGPYDILAGKHKMKKSASLNFNLHWRFYYDPPEFQTIIIGDCKTEFHMGYFRDSPDELPVFVGTNEAKKNCIIVQNGDNVFAAVKLFLMKKLKEVTDKKKTSLLKTIDEKLTETARELGFSLEQRTVKMKQRDKKVVTKTFHGAGLVVPVDKNDVGYRELPETDASLWRICRTIVEAPSDAERLKAFAPVQEMMTYVQFANDECDYGMGLELGMDLFCHGSHYFHKVAGQLLPLAYNLLKRNLFAEIIEAHLADRSREDVDQLAA; encoded by the exons ATGGTGGGCGGCGGCGGGAAGCGCAGGCCCGGCGTGGAGGGGCCGCAG TGTGAAAAAGCAGTCGCCGTGAAGAAGGGTAAATGCTGTGAAGCTGACGTGCCCAGTGACCTTCGAAAAGAAGTAGAAAGTCATTACAGGCTTTCTCTGCCTGAAGATTTCTATCACTTCTGGAGGTTCTGTGAAGGACTTGCTCCTGAACAGCCAGCTG ATTCGCTTTCTGCAAGCCTTGGACTTCGATTAGTGGGTCCTTATGATATCCTTGCcggaaaacataaaatgaaaaagtcaGCAAGCTTGAATTTTAACCTTCACTGGAGATTTTACTATGATCCTCCTGAGTTCCAGACCATTATTATTGGAGATTGTAAAACTGAGTTCCACATGGGGTATTTCAG GGATTCTCCTGATGAACTTCCTGTATTTGTCGGTacaaatgaagcaaagaaaaattgtataattgttcaaaatggagataatgtgtTTGCTGCAGTCaa attatttttgatgaaaaaacttaaagaagtaacagataaaaagaaaactagtcTCTTGAAAACCATAGATgagaaactcacagaaacagCCAGAGAACTGGGGTTCTCACTGGAACAGAGAACCGTGAAGATGAAACAGAGAGATAAGAAA gtCGTGACAAAGACCTTTCACGGGGCAGGCTTGGTTGTCCCAGTAGACAAAAATGATGTGGGATACAGAGAGCTCCCTGAAACGGATG CCAGTCTCTGGAGAATCTGCAGGACGATCGTGGAGGCCCCCAGTGATGCTGAGAGACTCAAAGCTTTTGCTCCTGTTCAGGAAATGATGACTTACGTGCAGTTTGCTAATGACGAGTGCGATTATGGgatggggctggagctggggatgGACCTCTTCTGCCACGGTTCCCAC TATTTTCATAAAGTTGCTGGCCAGCTTTTACCTCTTGCATATAATCTGTTGAAGAGGAATCTCTTTGCAGAAATTATTGAAGCTCACCTGGCGGACAGAAGCAGAGAGGACGTGGACCAGCTTGCAGCATGA